One Danio rerio strain Tuebingen ecotype United States chromosome 7, GRCz12tu, whole genome shotgun sequence genomic window, TGGTTGGACTGTTGCGTTTTAATAAAGGTTACTTTGGTTTGTTTGTGAGCTAGCAATATGCAAAATCTGGCTCTTCAGATTTTcaagcaaataaaaacaattgcCCTATTTGACTGGAaggctgtgtgtgttttattcttCAGGGCGTCAACTTTGGCTTAAGAATTTAAGAAATCAGCTTCATTCAAATcttattagtttattcatttagGTTTAGCACAACCTGTGTGtacaagaaaaacattttaaatcggTACACTCAATAGCAATGCCCTCTTCTGACCACTTAGTGCTATGACTAACTGAATGTATATTTGGGTCATGAGTGTACTGCATCACTGTAGTAAAGGTGTAATACAGCTTTTTCATACATTAGAATGTGTCCtggtttttattctattttttcgTTGAGTATCATTGTATCACCATGTTTACAGAAGATGGCATTCAGTGACAATAGTTTATATAGCATAAAGGCAAACAGACATGTTTAGAAAATAGAGAAGCATCATTTAATGACGTGTTAGAAGACTCTGCTTAAAGAAATAGCTCAGACAAATATGAACATTTCACgaccatttacacacactcagtGATTCTAAATGTTTatgcttttttctgttgaacactaatgaagatattctgaagaatatctttaaattttatttgtttacgcTTAAGGAAGAATTCACCAAAAGAAGGAAAATTCTTTCAGCATTTACTCATTACATGTTTgggttttttctttttcattcatttgttttctttttggcttaattcctttattagtctggggtcgccatatcttatccatcatttgttttacgcagcggatgcccttccagccacaacccaacactgggaaatacccatacacgaTTCTtttacacacactacggccaatttagttcattcaattcacctacagcgcatgtctttgaactgtggaggaaaccgaagcacctggagaaagcccatgccaacacggagagaacatgccaactccacacaggaatgccaaatgacccagccggggctcaaatcagtgacctttttgctgtaaggaagttctcactgcgccaccatgacgctgGGTTTTTCTGTTGttgaaaagttattttttaaaaatgctgaaaaccggtaatcaaattatttgttttcCCTACTGTAAAGCTCAATCGTGACAGATTtgtaacattctttaaaatatattttcaacagaaaaaggaaatgcATAAAGGTTGGTTGGCTAAACTCTCCTTTTAAGGACCAGCCAATACTAACTAACTGTACTTTAGGGTTTAATGGTTTTACCCATGATTCtttgtacattattattataaaatgtggTATGATTGTATATTTAGTTATTGTAATGTCTGAAAAAGTATGTGGtttcacatttacacaaatatatCTGCTATGGAGTAATGATGGGAAACTTGATGCAGACACTAATATGGTATGACTTTAAGAATttgacattcatttatttatccttAAAGCGAATCTgtcatttactcgcccttcacgtgtcacaaacctgtttgagttttcaTTGAGTatgactatgaaagtcaatggttactgtcctctaacattcttcaaaatatcttttgtgctAACATAAAAAGCAAACTCACAGGTTTGAAGTGAGAgtacatttttagatgaactgccccttttatatataatacaaaCATACCTTTCTATCACAAtcaatattcattattatttttaggttTTAGTATAAACATTCTAGAAAACTAATGCAACGGTTGAGTTGTGAGAAGCTCAGGCAACGTTTATTTACAGCTGCCCCTTGATTTGATATTTTGTATCAATACTTTGTGTTACCATTAAATATACTTGTAATGGAAGATTGATGAACAATTAAATTCTATACCACTCAAAGTTCCTTATGAGCACATAAAAAGCTATTTAACAATTATTGATGCGAGTACTTTTAAATACAGTCCAAAACTCAAATATATCAGTAAAAGAGGTGTGtatttgaataaaaacaacaagTCATAACATTAGATTTCTCATAAAACTGTACATATTGCTTTTGACACAGGTTTATAACATTACAGCTTGAGTTTGTTCACAGAAATCTCtttttgtttcttcttcttcttccccgTCTGGTCCTTTGAGCCCTTGACTTGACTTCGGACTTGGTCTTGTAGTTGAGAGAAGAAGGCCTGAGAAGACCGCAAGGCCTTATCCATCCCATCGTTCTGTAGAAAAGCAcagaaaaacagtttaaaaacagaggaaaaacaaacaaaaactgcattcAACTTGAACATTCGTCACTGACCGTCAGCACTTTGGCTTTTCCTCCTTTAGTCAGTTTCTTGATGGTCTGTTCAACTTCAGCTTTACTCTTCTTTTTCTTGCCGTCATCTGCTCCTCCTCTTGCAGCCTCTTTGAGTTTCTGTCTCTTCTCTCGCTCGTGAATCTTCAGACGCTTcaatttcttcttcttccgtCTCTCTCGTTTCTTATCTGTAGTGGTTTTCTCTGTGTCCCCGAGAATGTCTCCTGCCTTATTCTTCTCCTGAGATAAGAAATAAAAGGTATTGACGCGTCGTGGAGATCCGTTTGTAAAAGTTTCACAGAATTACCACAAAGCAAACTTTTTCCTGAAGTTGTGCGATCACACAAACCTTAATCTCCTCTGGAGCCAGCAGAGTAGCATCACTGACATTGACCGGAGCCACTTCCTCCATAGTAATAGTTGGCAAGTTGGAAACCACTTTGACTTCAGGAACATGCTAAACAGAGGAAAAAGCACGAGATGTTTAGTGACTTATTTGAACAAGAGAGATGAATTTTGCGAATGATTACATAAATACCACTCAGTACTAATACTACCAACTGCAACTTCAAAATTATTCCCCTTCAATTGTACTTACTGGTTTTGGAGTGAAGTGGAAGTTTGATAGCGCATCCAGTTTGAGGAAAAGCGAGTCCATGAGTTTCTGGATTTCTACATGTGCTGGgttctcctcctcttccttcttTTCCTGAAGCGCaagtaaaaatgtaatgaataCATGTTCATTTTATATTACAAGACAAAAAACTCTGTTTGGAAGAATGTTAACTGACAGTAAAGCCAAAAAGGTGACAATTTCAAAGACAAGCTGTTTTGCTGAAATATCTACTTTAAAatagtagcaataataataagaaaaaagcattagtttatacaaaaataagcagaataaaaataagaaaattaaaaataatagcaCTAAATCAGCATATTACATTTGATTTAATCATCAAATCCTTTCTAAAGGATCACATAAAACTAAACATGCAAGAAATAAAGTAAtaaccaaaattaaaaaaaagaaatatataattcAACTACAGTAATCAACTACATTTCAAACTATATTAAGAGAAAACAGGCATTAACAATATCCCAAAATAATAGACTATTGTATTTTTCAAAAACTTTGTATGTACAACTGAATATGTACATGCTTTAAAGACAATATGCCTGTTTCTGTGtccaaattaaataattcatatacAAATAAGACACAATAAACAGTGTCtacttttatattttcatttttattcaacataacATATTTAAAAGAAACTATTCTTATTCTGACCTACACTTTTTCAATTAAAGAACTGAATCATACTGATTTTTCCATCTctgaattataaaaaaacacaacaaatggcTCCAAACTTTGAAAATGTGAAGGATAAGTTGCAATTAAGATTTAAAATCAGTATTTCAGAGCTGCTCTGTGATACTTAAATCGAGTTTTATTTATCATGTTATCAAATTATTCTTGTTCTTAACAGGCCTGACAAGATGTTTGGTATATAAACTACTGTAAAGGGCTTTAGAATAGACATGTTTTTTGCAAAGACAAAATCTAATGAAGCAGTATTACACTTATCATTTTAATGCATGAAAAGCCCTTTTCCCTTCCCTATAATCATATTCACAGAGATTGTtccactaaaaatgaaaatttactcacactAAAGcagttccaaacctttgagttctTTCTTtgatttggttatgaaaaaagcTGAAACCTTTAACATGAaaacattaacttccatagtaagaacaacaaatactatggaagctgATGGCAACAGGTAtctagctttctttaaaatatctacttttgttttcaacagaacaacAAAACTCTGTTTTAATtttggaacaaataaaaaatggtaGAAATTTCATTTTACCTTCAGAAATATTCCTTACAGACAGGAAATGATATGATCCACTGAGCTCACCTGTGTCTGCTTGATATACTCCTGCTCATAAACCTCAGCCAGACTCAGTTTGCTCTTCTCATGATCCAGAGTGAGTCTCTTTTTATACTCAAACACCTCTTCTTTAGGCTTCTCTTTCCTGACCACATCATCCCACACctgagacacacaaacacaacaaaaactgATCAGATACGGTGAGAGACATGATCTTATTCATGAAGAAGAAAATCATTTGAGGTTGTATTTAGTTAAAAGGGACAATGTGCACTAAATGTACTAATTATTTCCCCCTATTTTCTCAAGTTGTATACAAACCTGATCTTTGATTCTCTGTTTGATGATATCCTCAAGTTGTAAGGTAGTTTCCTCAGTGATTGCAGGAGCTGTGGAGAAGAGAATGCAAGTCATGCACTGATAGTATGCTTAGATTTGTTTGCTTTCTGCTGTGAACGCCCGAGTAAAGCTCTCACCCATTCGAGAGGCCTGATCAAAGGCTATGTCCTCTTCCAGCATGCTGTTCTCTGGTCGAGTCTGAGCAgtcacctctcctgacagctgccACGGCTTCTCTGACAACGCAGCATTTTCCAGCTCTTCAATCTGCTTCACCATCTGCAAAAAATTGATGGCAAATCAGGGTTATGGCTGACGACTAAAAATCATCAATTATTccttaaaaaaagatgaaaaaataaagaaatgttaGCTGAATTGTctgaaatacatttacatttagcagacgcttttgtcatTAGGCAGAAGCTGTTTTTGTCCAAATAGATTTAagttactaaaaataaataaaacatgataaataaaatttaatgaaaattatATATTCTAATCTCACTTTTATTTCAAATATCTCCCAAGAGATGACTAACAAATAtttttgcaaacattttttaacataaaaattaGCAATTTcttataacttatttatttagtctgtgccatgatgagagtacatACCATTTCACTAGTGCTTTTGCAGggaactagtattcagcttaaagtaaaatttaaagtctaaactaggctaattaggtttactaggcaagCTGGGTTAAACAAGCAGGTTACTGCACAACTACTGTATCAAATTGTGGAGAGAAAAAAATGCAAGCAGCTAGTAATATTAACCTTTGCcatttttttattccagccaaactaaaagaaagaaTATGTGAATGGGTTTAACTCAAGATTAACTCATGTAAATGTACTTTAGTTAAGTAGTTAAGTATCTTACAGTATATGTTAGTAAAGcataggtttatttatttttttttaaaagctcttatgtccagtgttgtgtttgtattaatGATTAATTGTGTAACACCCTTTTCCTGTGAGGCATGAAATTTCATTCCTCTGTATGTCCccacatgtagcagaatgacaataaaTCCCTAAACACTTGATTTAAGAAAAGATGAAACTGAGTACGGCATTGTAAATAAGGTGCATTAAATGGATTGAGATTTAATACAGTGAACACTATGATACCCATTTTGTtccgttttccttttttttcttaaataaaaaaaaaaaaagttataaaaatggaAAACTAGAATGGGAAATAATGTCAGAAATTACCTTGCCATGTTAAACATCACTAAAAAGATTTCATTTCTCAGTAGGCCCTTTTGATCatgtctttaactgtatata contains:
- the mphosph10 gene encoding U3 small nucleolar ribonucleoprotein protein MPP10 isoform X2; the protein is MLSTVNFSIDLFRILCAMMMYFVKLTMGFGFQNKSSRNMKYKDFFAPVDGEPDPIPDEEKELESNDDYEGEEQDDDELEEEDEEDMNEEDFDMERDDDDDDDDDIGDKVRDGSRRVTFDLPDDSEGEDVEDILGGKAKDVPKPESKSSFEKRQEKMVKQIEELENAALSEKPWQLSGEVTAQTRPENSMLEEDIAFDQASRMAPAITEETTLQLEDIIKQRIKDQVWDDVVRKEKPKEEVFEYKKRLTLDHEKSKLSLAEVYEQEYIKQTQEKKEEEENPAHVEIQKLMDSLFLKLDALSNFHFTPKPHVPEVKVVSNLPTITMEEVAPVNVSDATLLAPEEIKEKNKAGDILGDTEKTTTDKKRERRKKKKLKRLKIHEREKRQKLKEAARGGADDGKKKKSKAEVEQTIKKLTKGGKAKVLTNDGMDKALRSSQAFFSQLQDQVRSQVKGSKDQTGKKKKKQKEISVNKLKL